The Gallus gallus isolate bGalGal1 chromosome 3, bGalGal1.mat.broiler.GRCg7b, whole genome shotgun sequence genome window below encodes:
- the FSHR gene encoding follicle-stimulating hormone receptor isoform X2, with protein MGLHRRFVLTKMRVIPKGAFTGLHDLEKIEISQNDALEIIEANVFSSLPKLHEIRIEKANKLMKIDQDAFQHLPSLRYLLISNTGLSFLPVVHKVHSFQKVLLDVQDNIHIRTIERNTFMGLSSESVILRLNKNGIQEIKDHAFNGTCLDELNLSDNYNLEKLPEKVFQGAIGPVVLDISRTRISFLPSHGLEFIKKLRARSTYKLKKLPDVNKFRSLIEANFTYPSHCCAFTNRKTQNTEFYPICSMSPAKQDLGEQTGKRKHRRSAAEDYISHYGMRFGPAENEFDYGLCNEVVDFVCSPKPDAFNPCEDIMGYNVLRVLIWFINILAITGNTTVLIILISSQYKLTVPRFLMCNLAFADLCIGIYLLFIASVDIQTKSRYYNYAIDWQTGAGCNAAGFFTVFASELSVYTLTVITLERWHTITYAMQLNRKVRLRHAVIIMVFGWMFAFTVALLPIFGISSYMKVSICLPMHIETPFSQAYVIFLLVLNVLAFVIICICYICIYFTVRNPNVISSNSDTKIAKRMAILIFTDFLCMAPISFFAISASLRVPLITVSKSKILLVLFYPINSCANPFLYAIFTKTFRRDFFILLSKFGCCEMQAQIYRTETSSSAHNFHTRNGHYPTASKNSDGTIYSLVPLNHLN; from the exons agagaTCTCACAGAATGATGCCTTGGAGATCATAGAAGCAAATGTGTTTTCCAGCCTTCCCAAACTACATGAAAT AAGAATTGAGAAGGCCAACAAACTCATGAAGATTGATCAAGACGCCTTCCAGCACCTTCCAAGCCTCAGATATTT GTTAATATCAAACACAGGCCTTAGCTTTTTACCCGTCGTCCATAAGGTGCACTCCTTCCAGAAAGTTTTGCT AGATGTTCAAGACAATATCCATATACGTACAATTGAAAGGAACACGTTCATGGGCCTGAGTTCTGAaagtgtgattct ACGGCTAAATAAAAATGGGATTCAGGAAATCAAGGATCATGCATTTAATGGAACCTGCCTGGATGAGCT AAATCTAAGTGACAATTACAACTTAGAAAAATTGCCGGAGAAAGTCTTCCAAGGAGCCATCGGGCCTGTTGTTTT GGATATTTCAAGGACAAGAATCAGCTTCCTGCCAAGTCATGGATTAGAATTCATTAAGAAGCTAAGAGCGAGGTCTACATACAAGTTAAAAAAACTTCCTGATGTAAACAAATTTAGATCTTTGATTGAGGCAAACTTCACCTATCCTAGCCATTGCTGTGCATTTACAAATCGGAAAACACAAAA cACAGAATTTTACCCAATATGTAGCATGTCTCCGGCAAAGCAAGACCTTGGTGAGCAGACTGGCAAAAGGAAACACAGACGATCTGCAGCTGAAGATTATATTTCCCATTATGGCATGCGTTTTGGCCCTGCAGAGAACGAGTTTGACTATGGCTTGTGCAACGAAGTCGTTGATTTTGTTTGCTCACCCAAACCTGATGCCTTCAATCCGTGTGAAGATATCATGGGATACAACGTGCTGAGAGTTCTGATATGGTTTATCAACATTTTAGCTATCACTGGGAACACCACCGTCCTCATTATTTTAATAAGCAGTCAATACAAACTCACTGTACCTCGTTTTCTAATGTGCAATCTTGCATTTGCAGATCTCTGTATAGGTATCTATCTGTTGTTTATTGCATCAGTAGATATCCAGACCAAAAGCCGGTATTACAACTATGCCATAGACTGGCAAACCGGGGCAGGATGCAATGCTGCAGgattttttactgtttttgcAAGTGAACTCTCAGTCTACACACTGACTGTGATAACTCTGGAAAGGTGGCATACCATTACCTATGCCATGCAACTCAACCGCAAGGTTCGACTTCGGCATGCTGTGATCATAATGGTTTTTGGCTGGATGTTTGCTTTCACGGTGGCACTTCTTCCCATATTTGGCATCAGCAGCTACATGAAGGTCAGCATCTGTTTGCCTATGCACATAGAAACACCGTTTTCTCAGGCTTATGTTATATTTCTTTTAGTGTTGAATGTACTTGCCTTTGTGATCATCTGCATCTGCTACATCTGCATCTACTTTACTGTTAGAAACCCCAATGTTATCTCTTCAAACAGCGACACCAAAATTGCCAAGCGCATGGCTATATTGATCTTCACAGACTTCCTCTGCATGGCACCAATATCTTTTTTTGCAATATCAGCTTCTCTCAGGGTTCCTCTCATCACAGTGTCCAAATCCAAGatccttctggttttgttttaccCTATTAATTCCTGTGCTAACCCTTTCCTCTATGCCATTTTCACAAAGACTTTTCGCAGGGATTTCTTCATTCTGTTGAGCAAGTTTGGTTGCTGTGAAATGCAAGCCCAGATTTACAGAACAGAGACTTCCTCATCTGCTCATAATTTCCACACAAGAAATGGCCATTACCCTACTGCATCAAAAAACAGTGATGGGACTATTTATTCACTGGTTCCTCTGAATCACTTGAACTGA
- the FSHR gene encoding follicle-stimulating hormone receptor isoform X3, with translation MRVIPKGAFTGLHDLEKIEISQNDALEIIEANVFSSLPKLHEIRIEKANKLMKIDQDAFQHLPSLRYLLISNTGLSFLPVVHKVHSFQKVLLDVQDNIHIRTIERNTFMGLSSESVILRLNKNGIQEIKDHAFNGTCLDELNLSDNYNLEKLPEKVFQGAIGPVVLDISRTRISFLPSHGLEFIKKLRARSTYKLKKLPDVNKFRSLIEANFTYPSHCCAFTNRKTQNTEFYPICSMSPAKQDLGEQTGKRKHRRSAAEDYISHYGMRFGPAENEFDYGLCNEVVDFVCSPKPDAFNPCEDIMGYNVLRVLIWFINILAITGNTTVLIILISSQYKLTVPRFLMCNLAFADLCIGIYLLFIASVDIQTKSRYYNYAIDWQTGAGCNAAGFFTVFASELSVYTLTVITLERWHTITYAMQLNRKVRLRHAVIIMVFGWMFAFTVALLPIFGISSYMKVSICLPMHIETPFSQAYVIFLLVLNVLAFVIICICYICIYFTVRNPNVISSNSDTKIAKRMAILIFTDFLCMAPISFFAISASLRVPLITVSKSKILLVLFYPINSCANPFLYAIFTKTFRRDFFILLSKFGCCEMQAQIYRTETSSSAHNFHTRNGHYPTASKNSDGTIYSLVPLNHLN, from the exons agagaTCTCACAGAATGATGCCTTGGAGATCATAGAAGCAAATGTGTTTTCCAGCCTTCCCAAACTACATGAAAT AAGAATTGAGAAGGCCAACAAACTCATGAAGATTGATCAAGACGCCTTCCAGCACCTTCCAAGCCTCAGATATTT GTTAATATCAAACACAGGCCTTAGCTTTTTACCCGTCGTCCATAAGGTGCACTCCTTCCAGAAAGTTTTGCT AGATGTTCAAGACAATATCCATATACGTACAATTGAAAGGAACACGTTCATGGGCCTGAGTTCTGAaagtgtgattct ACGGCTAAATAAAAATGGGATTCAGGAAATCAAGGATCATGCATTTAATGGAACCTGCCTGGATGAGCT AAATCTAAGTGACAATTACAACTTAGAAAAATTGCCGGAGAAAGTCTTCCAAGGAGCCATCGGGCCTGTTGTTTT GGATATTTCAAGGACAAGAATCAGCTTCCTGCCAAGTCATGGATTAGAATTCATTAAGAAGCTAAGAGCGAGGTCTACATACAAGTTAAAAAAACTTCCTGATGTAAACAAATTTAGATCTTTGATTGAGGCAAACTTCACCTATCCTAGCCATTGCTGTGCATTTACAAATCGGAAAACACAAAA cACAGAATTTTACCCAATATGTAGCATGTCTCCGGCAAAGCAAGACCTTGGTGAGCAGACTGGCAAAAGGAAACACAGACGATCTGCAGCTGAAGATTATATTTCCCATTATGGCATGCGTTTTGGCCCTGCAGAGAACGAGTTTGACTATGGCTTGTGCAACGAAGTCGTTGATTTTGTTTGCTCACCCAAACCTGATGCCTTCAATCCGTGTGAAGATATCATGGGATACAACGTGCTGAGAGTTCTGATATGGTTTATCAACATTTTAGCTATCACTGGGAACACCACCGTCCTCATTATTTTAATAAGCAGTCAATACAAACTCACTGTACCTCGTTTTCTAATGTGCAATCTTGCATTTGCAGATCTCTGTATAGGTATCTATCTGTTGTTTATTGCATCAGTAGATATCCAGACCAAAAGCCGGTATTACAACTATGCCATAGACTGGCAAACCGGGGCAGGATGCAATGCTGCAGgattttttactgtttttgcAAGTGAACTCTCAGTCTACACACTGACTGTGATAACTCTGGAAAGGTGGCATACCATTACCTATGCCATGCAACTCAACCGCAAGGTTCGACTTCGGCATGCTGTGATCATAATGGTTTTTGGCTGGATGTTTGCTTTCACGGTGGCACTTCTTCCCATATTTGGCATCAGCAGCTACATGAAGGTCAGCATCTGTTTGCCTATGCACATAGAAACACCGTTTTCTCAGGCTTATGTTATATTTCTTTTAGTGTTGAATGTACTTGCCTTTGTGATCATCTGCATCTGCTACATCTGCATCTACTTTACTGTTAGAAACCCCAATGTTATCTCTTCAAACAGCGACACCAAAATTGCCAAGCGCATGGCTATATTGATCTTCACAGACTTCCTCTGCATGGCACCAATATCTTTTTTTGCAATATCAGCTTCTCTCAGGGTTCCTCTCATCACAGTGTCCAAATCCAAGatccttctggttttgttttaccCTATTAATTCCTGTGCTAACCCTTTCCTCTATGCCATTTTCACAAAGACTTTTCGCAGGGATTTCTTCATTCTGTTGAGCAAGTTTGGTTGCTGTGAAATGCAAGCCCAGATTTACAGAACAGAGACTTCCTCATCTGCTCATAATTTCCACACAAGAAATGGCCATTACCCTACTGCATCAAAAAACAGTGATGGGACTATTTATTCACTGGTTCCTCTGAATCACTTGAACTGA